In Pseudorasbora parva isolate DD20220531a chromosome 1, ASM2467924v1, whole genome shotgun sequence, the DNA window TGCAACACTAAGTGCCTTCCAACAGTAGCACTGCTCCTTTCAATACTGAGGGCAATTCAAAGTTCTGGAAGTTAAAGTGATGCTGTTTTTAGCATCTTCAGCTTGTTGACGTAGATGTAGACAGGACAACGCGGAGGACAAATCTGGAAGTACGCATGAAATATGCACGAAAAACCCtttattcaaaatgtatttcattttgGGCAGATGACAGGTGATTGTGAACATTTCAAGTAGGAGACAGATAGAAATTATAAGgtcatgatatatatataaaaaaaaaaaaaaaatcaaatttcaCACAATTGAGAGTGCACACTCTTCAAATGTAGCTATATATCTTGGTAACAGTCACATGTACAAAAACAACACATACACAACATTCATTCACTCTCTTATAGTCTCAATCTCTTTGCTGAATGCCCAACATGATCTCTGCCATGCTGGTCAATTTTGTCTCCTCTAGTGCACCGATAAGACGGCTCAGTTTGGCACTCCTGCCCTCTGACTGGATGAAACGTCCAAGCAGTTGATAGGCCTGCTCATAAAGCCCTTCCCTCTCGTACTCATAGGCCAGATTGTCGATAGCAGGGCCTTTTAGGGCACGGCAGCTCTTTTGTAAAGCCCGTCCCACTCGTTTCCAATCCCGTCCCACATGAGCAGCAAACCGTTGCTGGTCTGCTGAAGTCAAAGGCCTATCATCTGAGAGAATAAGGACGGAGGAGAATAttgaaaacattttgaatgtaaaaactagTCTGTGATCAtagaaatacaaatgtaaaacatttatacACTAAGTAGTGCGTCCTCACACACATTGAAATACGTAACACTCACCGAAAACTCTTTTCTGAAACAGAAAGCAGTTTCTGGCTAGCTCTTGTGGCGGTTGACTGGGAGGACCGTAGCTGTTCTGCAGCTGCTGCTCCAGCTGTGTGACCTCATCATCACGCAAACGCACAGGCTACAAAACATTCATCAGTCAATTCaactacaattttttttacatccaTAGAAGGAAAGGCTCCTCCATTAGcagtttagttaaaaaaagagATTTAACTTTATTCCACTAGGAGCTTCACAATAATGATATATTCTCTCACTGATACTTCATACTGTTTCAGGTACCACCATACTTCTACTGTAAAGATGTTTGCAGACACAAAGTCCATGATGATATCAGGAAATAGAAAGATAGCTTTATAGAGCCATACACTtaatattctgcaatattattGATTTACTGCACCGATACTATCggatgagaactgaactgaggTGGATGATGACATCAATGAACTCATTCCATAATTGATGAACTTTACACAGTTATTGAACACAATCAACATTTCACAATCAACACAACACCCAACTGAACAAAGACACTATTTTCTTTCTAGATCTGCTTTACTGCAGAACTGAACTCTGTTTACTTTACTGATCGTTATTTATCTGTTTAACACTATAACACTAGCTTTGAAACTAAGTGTATTGTGCTATATAAACAAAGGTGACTGGACAATACAAGCAGTCAGAGGTCTTCTGGTTACATCCCTTAGATGTTAGAACTGACTAGTTTGGGCAATAGGAGGTTAATGAGAAGCCCAACAGACCATCTTTACAAGTAACTTTGTCAAAAGTCAATTTGAATTCACTTCAGTGTTGTTGGTTTTTTTGTGTACAtgtcatttgtttgtttgttttcagcAACAAGCTCTGAAATCTCAGTCCAACAATAAGCATTTCTGATTTTATATTAGTGAAATGTAAAGTTGGGAAGGAAAAGGTTTGACAAATCCCAAGTGGTTAATTATTTTTGCTAAATGTTTACTTGCAGATGAGTCTGAAAAATTAAGAGCAAAGGACGATTTCACTTCAACTTCAAGTGAAATTTTCCATTTTCACTTAAATTTTAACTGTGCAAAATTAAACACTTAAACCGATTCACAGTTCTGTTTTGATAGGGCTGCAGACAGGAGGAAAACAGTctaaatacaaattattaaaatgcaaCCACATAACTGTAGATAGATTGATAGTATTGCGAAATAAATATGCTTATCAGCATTTGAAAAGCAGGAGAAAATGCTCCCGATGCCTTATTTGTTGACATCAAGTCAAGCAAGTGCCCCCAATTAAACTCTACAGCACAAATTAAGCTTTGTAGAAGTTGCCAGCACATGACAGTTGTGTGACATCCAATTATCCTCAAAAACATTAGAGAGAAGCATTTAACCATCCACTTCTATTGACAAGCAAGTCGATTAGAACCTTTTTCTATTTAGCCTATATTTTTGTTGGGTCACACTTAAGATTAGGGCCACATTTTCACTTACTATTAACTATGAATTTTGCCTCAAACtgctaattactgcttattttagtaaggtagttgttccGTTTAGGATTTGGGTAGGAGTTGCGGGAACATGCacaataaggcattaatatgtcttttataagtactaatattGATAAATAGCCAATATCCCAGTAATATAcctgctaataagcaactagttaatcgtgagaactggaccctaaactaaagtgtaacCTTGTTGTATTCATACATTTCAATGTTTGATTGCATATCAATCTGGTTGTGTGTTGGATCTCCActttatgtctaaagtgaaatcAAGGTACTGAACCTACAGCTAAGGATCACTGCACCAAATcaaagcaaaaacaataatGTTGCACATTGcaataattttaaatgtttaatttgctGACACTACACAGTTGTTTTCACATTTACCACACAACCAGAATAAACTGGTTTAAGAAAAGTGCATACGTTTTAACAGTCACATATGTTATTTTGTATAGAAACCGGCAAATGGAGGCAGCAGTTTGAAACATGCTTATATAACCAAATCAACTTATCTTCGATCTATGAACCTGTAGTTTCTTCTCAGAGCTGAAAATGTCAAGAACATGCTTGATTAACATTTCTTATGTGCTATCCTTATTGAAGCTGTGAATTTCCTTGCAATGTCAGAGGCAAATTAAAGCCTCTCTTTGATTTGAGGAATTCCCAGCACCAATTACACTAACAACCTTTTGGCCTCAATATGAACTTTAACTAAATATGAATCATCCTGAAATTTCTTAGGAAATCCTTACTCAAGGCTTGAGCAATTTCACACTCAAAAAGTGTTATTCTATGGGTTTATCAGGGAGACTGTCCATGTTTACACTGAagattaaaggggtggttgcatgcgatttcacttttttaactttagatagtgtgtaatgttgctgcttgagcataaacagtatcggcaaagttacagcactgaaagctcaatgcaaacggagatattgtcttttaaagttatggcagtttattgccaaCAAAAACAGCCGGATTGGACAACAACAAGCGAACACGCAACAAAGTGGACGAGGCCGCGTCACAGTCATTACAGAAGAAAGAGCTGTTGTAGTAGGCTAGTGTTGCAGACAAGCCATCAAAAATACGTTATTTTCATGCCAAGTGCACAACTTCTGTGTACGGACTTCCTTCGGGACGCTGAACTACGGGGGCAATGGTTACAATTTGTGTTTAATTCAGTTCCTGCTGATTACAATGCAAATTTAGCcatctgtgctgcacatttcaCATAAGACAGCTTCAAGAATCTTCATGAGTTCAATACTGGATTTGCTCAAAGGCTCATACTAAAATATGAAGCAGTTCCCACATTAAAGGCAGAAGCTGCTGTTTATGGGCCTAAACCTGTAAGTACATGtcttttaaatgtgtagttTATGTGGGTGTTTTGGTTGCATCAAGACCAACGCGGGCTATGCTAGGCAGTTAACTAAATTGTTTCATACTTCTCCAACAAACGGCTATAAACACAAATTAACTTATTTGTACTCACACCCGCGAACATcgcttatttatataaaatatattatataaacaagtTTTTCATGctacaaataaaacaatgcCTTTACAAACAAGCTACTACTCAGTCGTGTATTCGGATACGGTAAAACTGTAACCAGAATATGAAAAGATAACTAACAGCAGTGACACTACAAAAATACTTGAAAAACTAAAATACTTactattatgtgtgtgtgtgtgtgtgtgtgtgtgtgtgtgtgtgtccacaatgtaaatggatttataaacgtactaaattatgtttttttgacaatgtaaaaatgcagaatatatctcgtgatgggtaggtttagagatcAGGGTTAGGTATAGGCAATCGTTATTGTGATTGACATGGCCAAACTAAATGTTTAGAATCAGTTTGCAAGGCTTTCCACTGAACtggtttggggggggggggaaataacgcatatgacatcatacccatgtGCCTTGAGTAACTCATCGCGATTGGTTGATGAGACGGTACCAGGAATGCCCAATAGGTGTTCTTGTTTCATGACGGGAACGCCCACGCAGATGGACCCTTTTTGCTATTTGGGTCTGATTCGGGCTCATATTTGTATGCCAATATTGACGCCATTATTTACACTttgcagatgtgacttctgcccgtaatggtaagggccgTGGCATTTCCGGACAACCAGatcttggcacttcagccaataataatacatgaaactacatttggccatctaaccaatctaagaccattgcgtttttcggagggatggacTTCAttgaagcaggaagcaaacgagccgtttaaaggacagtggagacagcggtgtggaataataatataagaaaaatacagcgtttaaaaaaaagaagaagtatcaagacatgttatactgcgtcccataaacacaaccaagcctagaaaaacaccacggaaccacccctttaaagcatTGTAAAATTGTAAATGTTTGTGAAGCAGACTGGAAAATGCATATGCAAATTTAGCTTTTAATTAAGCTGCTTGTATTAAGCTATCCTGATGGTCATTTCAGAATAAACATACACACGTACCTGTGATTGGCGTATGTACTCCAGACAGATATCTAGGTCTTGAAGGTTTTGGTCCAGTGTATATATTCCTGCTTTGAGCTGTGTTTCCATGGCAACCCCATCAAGAAGCGTAAGCAGGCGTGAGGCATGCTGGGACAGAAACTGAGCAAGCGAGCCACATGCATAGCTCTCTAAGAATCGCTGACATGGAGGCACGGACATGAATTTAAGTTCCACCCCAAGGAAGGGATCAGCATCGTGCAGTTTTAGGATTTCATACCCCTCCAGTCCACCAACAGAATCTGGATCAAAAATAAATCGAATTGTATCATTTGCAACACAAATACATTGTCAAATCTACCTGTATACATAAAACGACATACTCTTTTAATTCCGGTATAATTTCATTAACTTGGTGTGTACTTGGTGGCCACTACAATCAACTCTTACCTGTAAGGGTGAGTTTAATAACTTTGAACACAGTGAATTTCCCTTGTTCATTTTTGTAAAGCGATAGAAGGTTGTGTTCTGGACTGCTACACCCCAGGAAGAGTACAGCACACCCTGAAAACTCGCGATCATTGGCGTTGTTGTCATTTAACCTCTGCAGGTAAAGATGaaatcattcacacacactgtTAATTCACATTCAACATCTGGAAAGACACAAAAGTAAACACTTGTACCTTCGTGTCTATACTGTCCATCTTCTGATCAAACTCTTGTCTGAAGTTCTGTAAATGTGAACAAATTAGTttgtaaaacagaaataaattgtGAAAGCAAAGGATAATTTCACGAAGATCTAATTAGACGAGcacaaaaacacattctttTGTGTTTCCAGCATCATGTAATCACTTCCTTATCAGGTTGTGAGCTCAATGGTCGATACTGTTAAACAAATAAGGTCAGACGTTGGTGATTTCTAGATATGCGATGCACATGTTTACAGGTAATGTGATGCGTCAAAAATAACTTCTTCCTTTTTACAGTTTTGAGAGAtcaattaataaaacatattcAAATGCTCGCTCGCAGGTTTCGagacttttatttttgtatacatTTAGTGTTCACGTGAACAAAAGTTTAACATACCACAACCCTACAACCCACGATTTACATAGCGAATATGAAACCTGCGCTTTGTTATCTACGTTACTTGTTACTTACACGATTTGGACAACGATTTGGTGAACTTTGTCTGAATGATAAGGAAGTCTAATCAGGCCTGCAGACATACACGAAGGAAACTTTCGAGGTGTCGATGCACTATCTTGGCCGCTATTAAGACACACCCATTACAATAGCCAAGGATCTGATTGGCTAGGTTGTCTCACGCATTCAATGGTGATTGGCTTAAAGCTCCGAATCTGGTTTTATTGTTGTGTTTAACAACGGAACTCGTGACGCAGGAGGAAGTACTGAAGTTTGAGAACGCTTTTTTTTAGAAGTCTGACAGACATGCAGAGAGCAGTCATCTTGAACTTCCCTggattaagatatttttgctaaattataAGCTAACCTTTTTGTACGCGTATTTTAACAGTCGGCTGACTGGGCTTGAATGGGAATGGAATGGATCTGCCAGAAGAGATCCTTGCACATATTTTTTCTTTCCTGCCTTTACAGGACAAATGCAATGCATTTACTGTTTGTAAGGCTTGGTCTTATATAATGACACATCC includes these proteins:
- the tradd gene encoding tumor necrosis factor receptor type 1-associated DEATH domain protein encodes the protein MDSIDTKRLNDNNANDREFSGCAVLFLGCSSPEHNLLSLYKNEQGKFTVFKVIKLTLTDSVGGLEGYEILKLHDADPFLGVELKFMSVPPCQRFLESYACGSLAQFLSQHASRLLTLLDGVAMETQLKAGIYTLDQNLQDLDICLEYIRQSQPVRLRDDEVTQLEQQLQNSYGPPSQPPQELARNCFLFQKRVFDDRPLTSADQQRFAAHVGRDWKRVGRALQKSCRALKGPAIDNLAYEYEREGLYEQAYQLLGRFIQSEGRSAKLSRLIGALEETKLTSMAEIMLGIQQRD